Proteins from a single region of Bogoriella caseilytica:
- a CDS encoding ABC transporter ATP-binding protein encodes MLLRLLTTYLSKYWPLLAAVLIFQFGSALAALFLPTLNASIIDQGVAAGDVPFILRMGGWMIVVALGQILSAVIATYCAARVAMSVGRDLRNDIFGKVSGFSEREVSSFGAGSLITRNTNDVQQVQMLAMMSATMLVMAPLMSIGGIVMAVRQDVGLSWILAISIPVLLVAAALVISRMVPLFRSYQSRLDAVNRVLREQLSGVRVVRAFVRESIEEQRFRVANTDIMVVGRQVGSLFVLVFPLVLLIMNVTIVGVVWFGGIEVDAGNTQVGTLFAFMQYVGQILGGVMMASFMAMMIPRAAVSAERIGEVLASETTLIPPARPVTTLPRPGQVELIDASFTYPGADQPVLSGISFRAEPGETVAIIGSTGSGKTTLVNLIPRLFDATSGTVRVHGVDVKDADLDILWRGIGLVPQRPFLFAGTIASNLRFAKEDAADEELWRALEIAQAADFVRARPDGLEATISQGGTNVSGGQRQRLAIARAIVREPDVLVFDDSFSALDLTTDARLRQALWRELPEVTKIVVAQRVSTITDADRIIVVEDGRMVGAGTHEELLSTVVTYREIVESQMAVDA; translated from the coding sequence GTGCTGCTCCGTCTCCTCACCACGTACCTCAGCAAGTACTGGCCCTTGCTGGCCGCGGTGCTGATCTTTCAGTTCGGCTCGGCGCTCGCCGCGCTGTTCCTGCCCACCCTGAACGCCTCGATCATCGACCAGGGCGTTGCCGCAGGTGACGTCCCCTTCATTCTGCGTATGGGTGGGTGGATGATCGTGGTGGCGCTCGGGCAGATCCTCTCAGCCGTGATCGCCACGTACTGCGCTGCCCGGGTAGCCATGAGCGTCGGGCGCGATCTGCGCAACGACATCTTCGGGAAGGTCTCCGGCTTCTCCGAGCGGGAGGTCTCCTCCTTCGGCGCCGGCTCGTTGATCACCCGGAACACCAATGACGTCCAACAGGTGCAAATGCTCGCCATGATGAGCGCCACCATGCTGGTCATGGCACCGCTGATGTCCATCGGCGGCATCGTCATGGCGGTGCGCCAGGACGTCGGGCTGAGCTGGATTCTTGCGATCTCCATCCCAGTCCTGCTGGTGGCCGCTGCCCTCGTGATCTCACGGATGGTGCCGCTCTTCCGCAGCTACCAGTCGCGCTTGGATGCCGTGAACCGTGTGTTGCGCGAGCAACTCTCGGGCGTGCGCGTGGTGCGCGCCTTCGTGCGGGAGTCCATCGAGGAGCAACGCTTCCGCGTCGCGAACACCGACATCATGGTCGTCGGCCGTCAGGTCGGCTCGCTCTTCGTCCTGGTCTTCCCGCTGGTCCTGCTGATCATGAACGTCACGATCGTGGGCGTGGTGTGGTTCGGCGGGATCGAGGTCGATGCGGGCAACACCCAGGTGGGCACGCTCTTCGCCTTCATGCAGTACGTCGGCCAGATCCTCGGCGGCGTGATGATGGCAAGTTTCATGGCCATGATGATCCCGCGCGCCGCCGTCTCGGCCGAGCGCATCGGTGAGGTCCTGGCCAGCGAAACGACACTGATCCCGCCCGCTCGCCCGGTGACCACTCTGCCCCGGCCGGGGCAGGTCGAACTGATCGACGCCTCCTTCACGTACCCCGGCGCGGACCAGCCAGTGCTCTCCGGCATCTCCTTCCGGGCCGAGCCGGGTGAGACGGTGGCGATCATCGGCTCCACGGGCTCGGGGAAGACCACCCTGGTGAACCTCATCCCCCGACTCTTCGATGCGACCTCGGGCACCGTGCGCGTGCACGGTGTGGACGTCAAGGACGCCGATCTCGACATTCTCTGGCGGGGTATCGGCCTGGTGCCCCAGCGCCCCTTCCTCTTCGCGGGCACGATCGCCTCGAACCTGCGCTTCGCCAAGGAGGACGCCGCCGACGAGGAGCTCTGGCGTGCCCTGGAGATCGCCCAGGCCGCCGACTTCGTCCGCGCACGCCCCGATGGGCTGGAGGCCACGATCTCCCAGGGCGGCACGAACGTCTCCGGCGGACAGCGCCAGCGCTTGGCCATCGCACGCGCCATCGTGCGCGAACCGGACGTTCTGGTCTTCGACGACTCCTTCTCCGCCCTGGACCTCACCACCGATGCCCGGCTACGCCAGGCTCTCTGGCGGGAGTTGCCCGAGGTCACCAAGATCGTGGTGGCGCAGCGTGTCTCGACGATCACGGACGCCGACCGCATCATCGTCGTCGAGGATGGTCGCATGGTGGGCGCGGGCACCCACGAGGAGCTTCTGTCCACCGTGGTCACCTATCGCGAGATCGTCGAGTCGCAGATGGCGGTGGACGCATGA
- a CDS encoding small multi-drug export protein yields the protein MSGADLTLLGGVFLGGAIPWLEAIIVVPLGILAGGPPALVVLAGVTGNLLTLAAAAWFGERVRNWVRRRTAEQREARGQPREGSHTTQKRQQRIERIMTRWGMPGLAVLGPLGLGTQVSAVVAVAAGVRAGLSFTWIAAGTIVWSIVAAVLAAYGVSFLGIGAG from the coding sequence ATGAGCGGAGCCGACCTGACCCTGCTCGGTGGCGTCTTCCTCGGCGGGGCGATCCCGTGGCTGGAAGCGATCATCGTGGTCCCCCTGGGCATCCTTGCCGGCGGCCCGCCCGCCCTGGTAGTGCTCGCCGGTGTAACCGGGAACCTCCTCACGCTGGCCGCCGCAGCTTGGTTCGGCGAACGCGTACGGAACTGGGTCAGGCGACGGACCGCGGAACAACGCGAGGCACGAGGCCAGCCCCGCGAGGGTTCGCACACCACTCAGAAGCGTCAGCAGCGCATCGAGCGAATCATGACGCGATGGGGCATGCCCGGCCTGGCCGTTCTTGGACCGCTCGGATTGGGCACCCAGGTCTCGGCCGTGGTGGCCGTGGCAGCCGGTGTGCGTGCGGGACTCTCGTTCACGTGGATCGCTGCCGGCACCATCGTGTGGAGCATCGTCGCGGCGGTGCTGGCGGCCTACGGCGTGAGCTTCCTCGGCATCGGCGCCGGGTAG